ATATGTAGATTGATtttacatggaaaaataatattttataataattttttttgtataattgcaacAAGCACATTTATTAAGTATTGCAAATTATAAATacgttttaattttaaattaatttaattttgcaaCTTGGCAGGTTCCTTCTAAATGTGATATTGTCACATACGTGgtttcaaaaatatgttgtcTAGGtaattaatcagtttttttgtgggttttttttttggttttttttgcccACTAAGCtgcatcatttattttgtttttctgtttaagaGAGGCATtcccacagaatgatgctgccaccaccacctACCGTATTTAAACTCGGCAGCAGCCACCATATTCCGAAACAGGTCAAGGATGATTACCTCCTAATCTATTTTAATAATGAGCTACTGTGCCAAACTTTACAGCACAAAATACAACCTCCGGTCTATACCTTTCAAAGTAAATTACTTGTAAATAgccaaatatataaaaattgctataaaaaaaatagtataaCCTCCAGTAGGACATAAAGTATAAAATTGTTTGCTAGATATTATAATGTGtgtaaatacattaaaatttttttataaataacgTTACTCATTAGGCTCTAAATAAACAACGCTCTTGTTTTGAAAGGCCTAGTACGAGTTTCCGTTAGCCGTCGCTAGCTAAACAAACATGGCTCTGCTACTTTTTCGGACAACGAACCCTTATGATACTTAGGCACgtagaaaaaaagggaaacatgCAACAGACAAAACGCGTCCTGTTATTTGATATATGACACTTTAATGTAAGAAAAGCGGTATCTTTGTTGTATTCGGCGCAGAGAAGCCCTTCGCAGCCGTGTTTACATACAGCTAACTCCACAGTTGGCTAATGGAAGCTAGTTGTAGCAAAATGGACCTTGGAACAATGTTGTACAACAATTTAAAAGATGTTACATGGAGCACGACGTCCCTACCTTTAGACCAGCTGGTCAGTACATATAAGCTGCCCCAGATTGCCAAACTGGATAACGGTGAGTAACAATTGTGACTGTACTCACTTCTCAAGCTATTATCTTTGCGTTGGTGAGCAGAAAATTCAGTCTTGTGGTTTATGATTAATGCTGGACTTAGttgtttaaaatacatttttagagattttcttTGGTAGGACGCAAACGGTGCATCTGCCTGACAGGTCACACCATGTTGGCCTGAAGAAGGTAATGTAAATGTGAACAATAAAAACGCACTCTGAAGTGGTGCCACTGCGTTTATGCGAAGAATGAAAACCAATTCGTTTGTGTTGAAGCTAGACAATGCAGGAAAAAGtttagaaattatgttttttaagcGCCACAGGCCTCTcggaaatgtaattttaatgtaGATGCAGCATGTAATGTCAGCGGAAATAAGTTTTTTTGCGCAAAAAGTAAACCGTTTGAAAGTATGTCTGGTGTCATAACCTGTGTTTCACAGCATCATGTGTCTTGTCAGCACAAATCATTTAGCCTATGTGTGTTGTGAAGATGCACAtttcaaaaatttttttaaacatatttgccACTCCATAACTTGTGCAGGTCAGTCAGTTGAAGGGCTTCGAGACAATGACTACCTCTTGATCCATTCCTGCCGTCAGTGGACAACTATTACTGCTCACAGTCTGGAGGAGGGACACTACGTGATTGGGCCCAAGATAGAGATCCCTGTTCATTATGAAGGTACAGCAACAAGCATCTTTGTATCATTTCTCTATATCAGTTTACTAGTTCAGTTTGTAACCCACATATGAGAATTTTGTCCCAATCGGCTTCCATTTCATaactatttaaaaacaatttgcacCCATATCCTCGAAATGGGACTGAAAAATATTAGGAAATAATGCAATTAAGATTCTTTTTTGTTGATGTGGTGATGAAATCGTTGTGATTAACcaacattttctatattttccaTCATAATGATATCCCCACAACTCTTTGATGGTTTTGTTAGTTataacacttaaacaggtgtttaacacttaaagtgttccctttatttttttgagcagtatatatgtCAATTTCTCCCTCAATGGTCAGAAACGTCCATCCTGCTGGCCATTTATAGTAATTGAACACAgtggtatttatttttaaatgtattattctaCCAAATATTTCATCTAAGCCATCCTGTggaatagtatttttttttctccacacacTGACACTGCAATGACGATtgtaatttgaaatatttttgttttattgctattGATAAGTATTTTTGATGAATTGTGAAGGTAAATGTAACTCTAACGATGCTATAAAATGACTGGCAGCTCTGTGTAATTTGTCTTTCTACCTCCACCTTTGTCTCTTCCCGCTGTAGCagtttgtattttgaaaatccaTCAAAGTGAAGGATAATTTCTGGGATCGACAGTACGGTCGACTGTTCACCACTTGGGGAATACTGTTGACGCCTGAGctgaccttttttttgttatattcctttgtttgtttgtttttttcccaacttCAGGTCAGTTTAAGCTGCTGGAGCAGGACAGAGATGTCAAGGAGCCTGTGCAGTACTTCAACAGTGTGGAGGAGGTGGCCAAAGCTTTCCCTGAAAGGGTGTACGTCATGGAGGAGATCACTTTCAACGTTAAGGTACATTCAACCCGTTAAACGGACGTTGATTAAAGCTGCTGTAGGCCAGGTTCAGTAGGAAAGGTGAGTAGGACGATATCTCCTCAATAATCTATCATAATGTGTAGAGAGAATTTGTGTTCGTGAGAATATAGCAACGAGTAAAATCAGAagtacaaataatttaaaaaaaactatcagaaagaaaacttttaaatgatccTGGTCATACTGGcaccatttatttattcagcaaaTTAAggatttttaatgtaataaaaatgttgtagttGTAATTTGTGGATGCTTATCAGGCTATCTGCTTAGGTTGCTAATAGAAATGCGGTTGGGgagatgtttgtttatttttttcaattactaTATTTCCAAACGGGcaaattattttttcccttttgttgcTCTTTAAGACAGCTGACTGGCTGTGTGCAGCAATGGCTGGTCGAGGAGGGACTTCAAATTCTTTTTATTATCGCTCTCAATAAAAAGAATCTCAAGTGTAATGACGGCATGATGGGAAAATTTGCCGTCTTGGAACGTTTTATAGCCTTTCGTTTATCTTGTCTTTGATGACTTCCTCCTTAACTATGGAGCACTACAAAGGACAGCATTTCCTCTCAGAGCTGTTTTTATGCTTGCCTTAACTCCAGCAATAAAAGGAGTGTCTGACGAGACAAAATCATCCCATCGGCATTCATGACAATGCACAACGGGCTTTTTAGTCCAAGTACTTAATTCTCACGCCattatttagtgttttatttacttgttttttaaggttaaagtaaaaaaagccAAACTATTTTGACACTCAACCGGTTTCTACCGGATGTCTTTATAATAGCAAgcactaaagataaacacatagGTTTAACTAATTAAATTTTAGGAATGTTGACTGGACCAGTTTGTGCCTGTGTACTGTTTAGATTGTCACCTGAACAATAGAAAAGCATCTGCCATGAAGCTTTATATTATAAAAACTCATTTGAGCAGTTCTATGAACTACAGTCAGTCATAACTCCAGGAAACAAGAAGAACTGGACTTCTGTTGGTAAAAGAATTATGACAATGGCAGAATAATTATGGAGATATTTTTCTAGGAAAGATTACTATGCCCTTAAATGCCAGATGATGATGCCATTACGGTGTAAGGGTAATTAGCTGTATAGGAGTTAAAAGGAAGCTGCTACTGTGGATATATTTTAAGACATCACCTCAGACACGATGCTTCCGTGTGTGatatcctgaaaaaaaaaaaactaaatcaattgACCAggtatccaaaaaaaaaaagctgagatGCAGATACGTCTGGTTTGTCTTGGGATCCAATTTCCAGATGCCTGAAAATGCCGCATTTATCTACAAGCTACCTAAACATTTGGGAAAGATGTCCCAAAGATGAGCGTGCATTGGTGCAAATTTCACATTCATTACCTTTTGTTCACAGATGGCTTCAGGGGAGTGTAATGAAGACACAGAAGTTTACAACATAACACTAAGTACCGGTGACGAACTGACTTTAATGGGTCAGGCGGAGATCCTTTACGCCAAGAGCTCTAAAGAAAAGTCGAGGCTCAACACCATTTTCAAGAAGATCGGCAAGCTCAACTCCATCAGCAAAATCGGCCGCGGGAAGATGCCCTGCTTGATTTGCATGAACCACCGCACCAACGAGAGCATCAGCCTGCCCTTCCAGTGCAAGGGCCGGTTCAGCACCTGCAGCCCGCTGGAGCTGCAGATGCAGTACGGCGAGCACACCATCCGGAACATCGTGGAGAAAACCCGACTCCCAGTCAACGTGGTCGTGCCTGGCACGCCGCCCCGCAACCAGCACGACCTCCACCTCATCCGCGAGGGCCACCGCTACAAGCTGGTCAACATCCAGACCAAGACGGTGGTGGTGTGCTGCGTCCTGCGGAGCAACAAGATCATCCCCACCCACTTCCCCTTCCACATGGCCATGCCGAGATTCATCGTCCCGGAAGAGCTGCTGCAGGGAGAGCTGTGGCTGGAGACCATGGTGCACCGCTGGTTTTCCTTCTGCCAGGAGCAGTTCGACATCGACGACTACTCTCGGGCCGTCCGGGACGTGCGGGCCGACTGGAACGAAGACGGCAGTAGCCCGAAAAAAAGCAGCGGGAACGGCAGCTGCGGAGGGAGCGGCGGAAGCGGCAGCTCCAACGGGTGTCCCGGCCACAAGCAGGTGCCCAGCTCGTTGACGTACGCCAGAGACGAGCTCACGCAGTCTTTCCACCGACTCTCGGTGTGCGTGTACGGCAGCAACCTGCACGGGAACAGCGAAGTCAACTTGCAGGGGTGTATGACGCTGTGCGGAGACTGGGCTCTCCCGCCTTCCGACGGCGGCCATTCAGAATTCGGAGAGAACGAGCACCTGTTCCCTGAGCTGTCGGACTTCACCAGCCAACATGCAAGTCTCAGCAAGTTGGATGTTCCCTATGAGGAGTTGTGGTTGGATCACCTGAAAAGGCAGAGTCCAAAACCTTCCTCAGGCGAAGGCGTAAGAGTCGCCAACGACGACTGTGCAACAACGGCCGCACTGTATCCAGTCACATGTCCTCTTGCTGCCAGAACCAGTTTGGACATTCCACTTACTCCACCACCGGTCCCACCAAAGTCTGAAGCTGTGAGTAGAACGCCATTCTTTGATACACTCTGTGTTTCGagtaaaacaaagtcaaactgCTTCTGTTGAGAGTTTGACTCTTCAGTGTCTTCATGcttagggttttttttctttctttctttaatcgATGAATGTAGAATTCTtgagtatttttacttcaagGTCAACATcattattgggattttatgttacagcacaacacaaagtagtttattgatgtgaagtggaaggaaaatgttcaggcacttgttgtgtttctggcgtctctaccagctttggaCTTCTACAGATAACCCATCGTATCTTTGAACAGTCATTTTTGAGTCTTACCAAAAATCCTTAATTGcatttatgtctggactttgactgaaccGGTCTAATTCACAAATATACCTTGATCTAAACCATACCATCGTAGGTTGATGGTCTTTTTCAACCTCTAATTAATATTCTTCCGGTATCGCTCGGCCTTTAGCTCCAACCAACTTCCCATTGGCGCTTGCATTACTACAGAAagttttcaaatataaaacttGGAACCTTCTGactgttttcaaatgaatcCAACATCCTTTTAGGTGAAGGAGGAATGTCGTCTACTGAACGCTCCACCCATTCCTCCCAGAAGTATAAAGCAGCTACCGTCGGTGCCCATCCCGTCGAAGCCCCGCCAGCAGGACACTCGGTCTCCAAGTCCAACGCTTTCCTATTATTCCTCTGGTCTTCATAACATGTAAGAATCAGGAGCATTCTAGGAGGGGGGCTGGAGATCTAATAGAATTATTTGGCAAATGAGTCTTGTCATTTTTCATTAGCAGTGGAGCAACTGAGCAAGAGGGAGCCGAGCTACAAGAGCAAAGTCACGTCTGCTACCCCTGCAGCTGGGGTAACGCCAGCACTATGGAGAAAAGAGCCACTTCGCCCAGCGGAGGCCCGCCGTTGGACGGCGTGTCGTCCCGTCTGTCTTGGCCCAACAACTTTATCGGAGGGGACGCTCACTGCATGGACGAGTTCGTGCCCGCGAGCTGCCGGAGCTACTTCAGCTACCCCAGAAAGAGGACCCCGAGTTCCTCGAAAACCTGCGCAATCAGTCTGGATGACTACGACGGCCGAGAGCTGGCACGCCGCCGCGCGGAGTTCAGCTTGCAGAAAGGCCCCACTGACCAGATCTGCACTAAATCTTCAAGCTGCAACTCGGAAATGTACCGGAACACGCCAATAGAAGAATCGAACACTAAGCAGAGCTTATCCTGCCCCATTTTACCACCAAGAACACCTAAATCCAACGCCATCAAGAAGTGCCCAGATTTCCCGACGGAGTCCGTCTGCAACGAGTCGCAGCGAGCCGCCGTTCAAACCGAGCCGGGCACCAATGAGATTAGTCCCAGCTCTGCAACTCTAAACTGTCCCTCTGTCTCTCCCGCCGCGCAGTGGCAGCCGCCTTTGAACTTGTCCGGCATCTCCATCGAAGAGGTGTCCAAGTGTCTGAAGTTCATCGGCCTGCCCAACGACATAGTCTCCCTTTTTGTGTCCGAGAAGATCGACGGGaatctcctcctgcagctcacCGAGGAGATTTTGTCCGAAGACTTCCGCCTAAGCAAGCTGCAGGTGAAGAAACTCATGCAGTTCATAAACGGGTGGAGACCCAAGATATAACGGTATGAAACACTAAATCTGGTTGTAAAGCTGAGAACATAATGCCTTCAAGTATACACGCTATGCACAGCAAGCCGCAAGCAGGCTTGGGATTTTTCTTTGATATGTTGAACTTATTTCCATCGCTACGTCGCGGGAAACGTACCGGGGTTTTTGTCGTTCCTGCAAACCCTCGGACTGTCTGCGACTTTAACTGAGCGAAACAAATTGGCACTTTCATTACAAGGCATATATTTATGTCAGAATCCTAGTGTGTTTCCATCCACGACCCGCTAattatttatgacaaaaaatgttgtttttatttgagtcAAATGAAATACAAACGAAAACAAATGTGAAGAACTATAGGATGCTAGAATCTTAAGCTATTAAGATTTTTAAGAGCACAAACTACATGTGTGTCTAAGAAGTAGCgtcaataattattattttttaaataataatgctttttaaaaaaaaactaaatccaaaAATACACTATTCACTAATTATAGGGAAAGTTCATGATTTCTCAAGCAGTTTTGTTGCAATATAAGAAAAGCTTTTTATCTGACCTGCAATAGCCAACTTTCTCTGTGTCTTCATTTAgtatcattttatttcaaattttcagCTCAgtcttattttattcaaaacgGCAGTGTACATAAAAAAGGTAAATGCAACGCAATTCCAGTTTAGTTGGTCGCCGAGTCAAGAGCTAATGGCTAGCTCGAGAGGAGCTGAGACcaaagcagactaaaatctttaaatggctccaataaaaagaaaaagtcaatcCATGTTAATATGTCATGTTAAGCTAGTTAACAAGAATACTAATGTTTTTGTTACCCATGTTGCATCCCTTGAAAGTTATTTAATACTAGAAATCGAGCCAGTCTTTAATTTTTGTACAGAAGTTGTGCTCTCTATGGCCTTCTCTATATATAagataattgtttatttatttttttattacttaaattttagacacaaaatgtaagaaaaaaaaaaaattctgataaaactttatgctcacaaacgaGCAGCCGCGGCTATCCTAGCTCACCCATGTTTTTCCACATTGATCATCTATGCAGACTGCTGACTTTTCTGCCCATTGTCATTACCCATATATGGTCCTCACTACCTGTCTTTGAGAGCGATGTAGCTACAAAGATTTTTTGTCGTCAGAAAGTGCTTTTGAAATTTATCtgctacaaaaaacaaaacaaaaacaaaagagattttacaatatttatgcTCTTGAACAAGCATCGAAGCTCCAGCCTCCACGTCCAACTAATCAGATTTTAAGCTAAATGAAGACAACAAAGGAGTTAATCCACTCCGGGTAGGATATTAACTGATTACACCACAGAACCTCACTTCAGAAATCCTGAactgtctctttaatattttgtCGGAGAAGCACTAATAATAGTATTTAGGTGTGTGTGGTATTTGTTTCGTAAGGACAGGgatccaaaaaaaacaaacaaaaacttaagTTACTGTGCAAGtcgcaacataaaaaaaaaaaaaaaaagatttacgTTAATGTTATTGTGTTGCCTGTTTTATTTGATACTTTGTAACTCGGTTTTAGCGGCGGTCTGCGGcagtagtttttttaaatttttttttttttaactccatgCCTAAAATACAGGGCGATTTTTAAGCTCATCCTTTTAGCTTTTTTCGGTACTGTAGCGGAGTTCGGGTTTGTTCGAAAAAGCCGTGGCATTAAGTTACAATGAAACAAACGTGTGAATAAATGCGAAATGAACAAAAGCATCCTTCACAGAAAAGTATTACGCGCAAGAATCGTGGTTCATTCTTGGTTTGAGAAGCTCATTTGTTTAGTGCATGTAAACCCAACCTCACTTTGTTTTCGGAAACGCACGAATCTTTTATTATGCAAGTCTTGTTTCCGTTCGATGCAGTTCTAAGGTTGTAACGAGTTCCGCCAACGTAAAGCGAGTGAAATTCTGTCCCAACTCCAAAGCGAACATGGAGGTGAGGCACGACGCTGTTCATCAAGGATAAATTATGCATCATGCACTTTGGCAGATTATACTTTAATAATGCAGTCGATTTTAAGCGTAttgaagtgtctttttttttgcgAGTAAATGcactacatgtttttttttgtttcttttttttcaatggtACGTCTGCCTGTTTTCTTGTCACTGTTTGTTCCAAAGTGTCCTCTAATGCAAAGAGTCTCTCAGCGCCTTAACCGAAAAGCCCTTAAAAAGAGGTTTAGCTGTTTTAATTCTGGCTCCATGTTTCGCCAGTTTTTCTCAAGATGATGTCGACAGACCTCAACGGGAGCGATGTTGTATTTTACCACCCCCATCCACCCCCCCCGACCTCCTTTTTCCTAAAACTCTGAGGGGCATTGAAGCTAAAACTCAGAATGATCTGCTTTTATGAAACacttgtgttttcagttttcgGGTTTGTTTGTGAACGCGGTGCTACGGCGctttgctaaagtattcatgCCGCATGAGATGCTCGTCGCATCTCCAGTGTATTTTTGAAGAGTGGTGGTGAGTAATTTACAAATACATGCCTCATTCTTCAGCgtactttttttgtaaaattgtttaaaaagaaaagaaaagaaagaaacgcCAAAAACCCTCCCAAAAACATTTCCCTTTTAAttgtactttgtgttggtctaacaTACGATTTGTGGCTGCCACGTTAAAAGTGTGAAGACGTTttagaggtgtgaatacttttgcaacgCTGTAAATATGCAGACCAGCTCAGCATCGAGTCAGGACCCCAATCCCTTCTGAGACACTTATTGCCATGGGGTTGTTACAtcttttacttgattttttttttttttttcaatgtatagatctttttaaaaaaaaaatttttttaagtaaataattactaatgttgcaattatttttactgagattttgtgtgaattctTGTTGGTAACTGTAAGATGtgggttctgtttttttttctgactgaaataatttttgatcATTAGGGGGGGAAACCCCTGAAAGAATCAGTCACACTACATGTACATTAAAGGAAATTATTAATAAGctttgattgtgtttttattttattttatttttttacattttgctatATGGGTGGTAATGTCTAGTATAATAACGCAGGCTCTTTAAAGAGAAGAAGGAACAAGAGAGCGGCACAAAAACGATGCCCGATACCGCATCCCAAAGCATTTCTCAGTCAAATCTGATAAATGACCTGGTGCCTCACGCATAAAGCGCACAAAAAAACtgtgcggcgccatattttacgcacaagtcggcatgtataaaaatttactttgccTCAAAGTTTGCATAAATATGCGCACACTTTTTCGCTGGCGTGAAAAGGTGCGGTTcatggttttaatattttattgtttaaacgtaaacgatgaaactgaaccgcattcatcctcagacaataacattacacgcacacaaaataaagaaaaaaataaaagtatgtggaaaaactcacttgaatgtaaatagtactttttctcagtttttgtctgATAAAGATTGGTCTGTGCGCATGAAATGCATCTATGGGGTCGTTTCATtctgactgaaaaagaaaacaggattgGATCAGCAGACTAACTCCGGACAgggttgattatttttaaggtgatcaaAGTGTGTATAATCACACGTATTATAGTAGCTGCGCGAAGGTGAGCCGCGTAATTGGagcgctttggctctgatggagaacatcgctAATGGAGGGATTCAGAGGGAGCCATTGATCATATTGATcagctgggaaatgttgatggtTTATTAGAGTTTAGATTGCTATTGTTATTGATTCAGGTGGTGGCagacttccgggtatttatactaatttacatatgtatttatggagGCAACAGGGCTTTATGCATCCGATTATTTTTGTGTGCCactcttttcaaaatttttccGCACGCCAAGTTctagtgtgaaaactgcgcactCTTTTATGCACGAGGCCCCTGATCTGGCCCAAACtattattccattttttttttgtctgataaaacagaaaagaactTTCTCCCCTCAGGTGTGCTTCATGTTTCTGTTGCAGATCACGTCGGAGGCTTACCAGGAACGAGTGTGTCAACAGTTCTGCTTTCTTGTGGAGCCACAGCGAGCGTTTCCTGTTTGACCATGGACACTTCAAATGTCATAAGAGTTCTGGTTTTCTTCCTtaagaagaaaagcagaagttgtttgttttataaacaactTCGCACGCTGATGACTTtggaacattttattgaaatccAGGATGCCTACCACGATCTTACAGTATTACAACTCCAGTGTTACATTTGACCTTCATTCCCATTAAAATGCAGCAATTAATCCATTTCTATAAAAGACACAATAATAACAATTCAACATGTCCGTTTCAAAATGTTCTCCTTCACATTTAACACCCTTCCAATTTCCAAGAATTTCTTTCCCAGTAATTACTTTTTCCATTTGCCTTCATCCacaataattattataaattcACATCAGATCCATGGCTCCCATCCCGCATAAACTCTGCCAAGCACATTTGGGTCCATGGCCTGGTCCAGCAGGCAGTCCACCTGCTGCTCCACAGACAGGCCCGCGGCTGGAAGCTTCGCCCGGACGTTGTGCTCCTCAGATCCCAAAGCCACTGCCTGCATTCCTTGGAAGGCGAGATCCTTTTCAAAGCCCAGCTTCAGCTCCTCGCTGATGAAAACAACACATCATGGGACACAAATAATATGTTTACAGGGTTATAGTAACAGTCTTTGTAGTAgctgtgtataaaaaaaaaagttctctgCAAGGAGAGTGCCTTGCCCTAGATTGTGGGACAACTATTCTTTCCATCAAGTATTGGGAAGAGATTTTATAAACCATGTACAGAACTCACAAAAAGCTTGGGATATTTGGCTTTCAGTAGAAATTTATGGAGAATGTAAAAAGTTCACAATACAATTATGAATGTAGGGCATCTAAGTAGAAGCAAGCAACGGTGGTTTTCCTCAACTCAAAGAAGTCAACAACACCGGTGGATCTGCCACAACAAAAGATGTCAATACCTCCATAATCATGTGCCCTTGAGCATCA
This portion of the Xiphophorus hellerii strain 12219 chromosome 21, Xiphophorus_hellerii-4.1, whole genome shotgun sequence genome encodes:
- the garem gene encoding GRB2-associated and regulator of MAPK protein 1 isoform X2 — translated: MEASCSKMDLGTMLYNNLKDVTWSTTSLPLDQLVSTYKLPQIAKLDNGQSVEGLRDNDYLLIHSCRQWTTITAHSLEEGHYVIGPKIEIPVHYEGQFKLLEQDRDVKEPVQYFNSVEEVAKAFPERVYVMEEITFNVKMASGECNEDTEVYNITLSTGDELTLMGQAEILYAKSSKEKSRLNTIFKKIGKLNSISKIGRGKMPCLICMNHRTNESISLPFQCKGRFSTCSPLELQMQYGEHTIRNIVEKTRLPVNVVVPGTPPRNQHDLHLIREGHRYKLVNIQTKTVVVCCVLRSNKIIPTHFPFHMAMPRFIVPEELLQGELWLETMVHRWFSFCQEQFDIDDYSRAVRDVRADWNEDGSSPKKSSGNGSCGGSGGSGSSNGCPGHKQVPSSLTYARDELTQSFHRLSVCVYGSNLHGNSEVNLQGCMTLCGDWALPPSDGGHSEFGENEHLFPELSDFTSQHASLSKLDVPYEELWLDHLKRQSPKPSSGEGVRVANDDCATTAALYPVTCPLAARTSLDIPLTPPPVPPKSEAVKEECRLLNAPPIPPRSIKQLPSVPIPSKPRQQDTRSPSPTLSYYSSGLHNIGATEQEGAELQEQSHVCYPCSWGNASTMEKRATSPSGGPPLDGVSSRLSWPNNFIGGDAHCMDEFVPASCRSYFSYPRKRTPSSSKTCAISLDDYDGRELARRRAEFSLQKGPTDQICTKSSSCNSEMYRNTPIEESNTKQSLSCPILPPRTPKSNAIKKCPDFPTESVCNESQRAAVQTEPGTNEISPSSATLNCPSVSPAAQWQPPLNLSGISIEEVSKCLKFIGLPNDIVSLFVSEKIDGNLLLQLTEEILSEDFRLSKLQVKKLMQFINGWRPKI
- the garem gene encoding GRB2-associated and regulator of MAPK protein 1 isoform X1 is translated as MEASCSKMDLGTMLYNNLKDVTWSTTSLPLDQLVSTYKLPQIAKLDNGQSVEGLRDNDYLLIHSCRQWTTITAHSLEEGHYVIGPKIEIPVHYEGQFKLLEQDRDVKEPVQYFNSVEEVAKAFPERVYVMEEITFNVKMASGECNEDTEVYNITLSTGDELTLMGQAEILYAKSSKEKSRLNTIFKKIGKLNSISKIGRGKMPCLICMNHRTNESISLPFQCKGRFSTCSPLELQMQYGEHTIRNIVEKTRLPVNVVVPGTPPRNQHDLHLIREGHRYKLVNIQTKTVVVCCVLRSNKIIPTHFPFHMAMPRFIVPEELLQGELWLETMVHRWFSFCQEQFDIDDYSRAVRDVRADWNEDGSSPKKSSGNGSCGGSGGSGSSNGCPGHKQVPSSLTYARDELTQSFHRLSVCVYGSNLHGNSEVNLQGCMTLCGDWALPPSDGGHSEFGENEHLFPELSDFTSQHASLSKLDVPYEELWLDHLKRQSPKPSSGEGVRVANDDCATTAALYPVTCPLAARTSLDIPLTPPPVPPKSEAVKEECRLLNAPPIPPRSIKQLPSVPIPSKPRQQDTRSPSPTLSYYSSGLHNISGATEQEGAELQEQSHVCYPCSWGNASTMEKRATSPSGGPPLDGVSSRLSWPNNFIGGDAHCMDEFVPASCRSYFSYPRKRTPSSSKTCAISLDDYDGRELARRRAEFSLQKGPTDQICTKSSSCNSEMYRNTPIEESNTKQSLSCPILPPRTPKSNAIKKCPDFPTESVCNESQRAAVQTEPGTNEISPSSATLNCPSVSPAAQWQPPLNLSGISIEEVSKCLKFIGLPNDIVSLFVSEKIDGNLLLQLTEEILSEDFRLSKLQVKKLMQFINGWRPKI